In Pseudomonas rhizosphaerae, one DNA window encodes the following:
- the tcdA gene encoding tRNA cyclic N6-threonylcarbamoyladenosine(37) synthase TcdA: MSTEDPRFAGIARLYGLQGMQRLRDAHVAIVGVGGVGSWAAEAIARTGVGEISLFDLDDVCVSNANRQLHALDSTVGKPKVEVMAERLRGINPDCTVHAVADFVTRDTMAEYITPNLDCVIDCIDSVNAKAALIAWCKRRKIQIITTGGAGGQIDPTLIQVCDLNRTFNDPLASKVRSTLRRDYGFSRTVTRHYSVPCVFSTEQLRYPKPDGSICLQKSFVGDGVKLDCAGGFGAVMMVTATFGMVAATKAVDKIVAGVRRPADRVKAGA, translated from the coding sequence ATGAGTACAGAAGATCCCCGTTTCGCCGGTATCGCCCGCCTGTATGGCCTGCAGGGCATGCAGCGCCTGCGTGATGCGCACGTGGCCATCGTGGGTGTGGGCGGCGTCGGGTCCTGGGCGGCGGAAGCGATTGCCCGCACCGGGGTGGGGGAAATCTCGCTGTTCGACCTGGACGATGTCTGCGTCAGTAACGCCAACCGTCAGCTGCATGCACTGGACAGCACCGTGGGCAAGCCCAAGGTCGAGGTGATGGCCGAGCGGCTGCGCGGCATCAACCCGGACTGCACCGTGCACGCGGTGGCTGATTTTGTCACCCGCGACACCATGGCTGAATACATCACGCCGAACCTCGATTGCGTGATCGACTGCATCGACAGCGTGAATGCCAAGGCCGCGCTGATCGCCTGGTGCAAGCGGCGCAAGATCCAGATCATCACCACTGGCGGCGCCGGCGGACAGATCGATCCGACCCTGATTCAAGTGTGCGACCTGAACCGTACGTTCAACGACCCGCTGGCGTCCAAGGTGCGCTCGACACTGCGTCGCGACTATGGCTTTTCGCGCACGGTCACCCGTCACTACAGCGTGCCCTGCGTGTTCTCCACCGAGCAGCTGCGCTACCCCAAGCCCGATGGCAGCATTTGTCTGCAGAAGAGTTTTGTCGGTGACGGGGTGAAGCTGGACTGCGCGGGGGGCTTTGGCGCGGTGATGATGGTGACGGCGACTTTTGGCATGGTGGCGGCGACC